From one Alicyclobacillus acidocaldarius subsp. acidocaldarius Tc-4-1 genomic stretch:
- a CDS encoding M3 family oligoendopeptidase encodes MGGDRVSEQQRWDLESLYAGGSHSPAFRNFLDDLETNVTSFSMVLQNTPGAMQSPDMGLKPMILTMQDLSKQLRQAGAFVSCLTAQNVHDAEAKKLQTRVNRIRSTLTSALALLDERLRQAGESSIQAVWDDSELKPLAFAIEERIERSKRRLPAEQERLIARLSADGYVAWGELYDTIVGRMAADIEMEGCRETVSMGQLSNRMTQAAQRHRDQLFDVWESCWAREADLCADALNHLAGFRLQVYEARGWHSVLEEPLEMNRMSRDTLEAMWDAVTRNQERLVPYFAAKARLLGVEKLSFVDVDAPLQVGAHHQAISYDEARRFIVDQFAAFSPEMAAFADACFERKWIEAEDRPGKRPGGFCTSFPLHGESRIFVTFSGTPGNVATLAHEIGHAYHHHVMRDLPYLATQYAMNVAETASTFAEAIVSDAAIRTASDEAERLELLNDKLQRAAAMLMNIYARFLFEIRFYEERKRGYVPTERLNQLMVEAQQEAYRGSLRRYHPHFWASKLHFYITGTPFYNFPYTFGFLFASGIHAIAAAEGKAFSRRYVELLRDTGRMRVEDLAQKHIGADLTKPDFWQNAIDFALRDLDEFVQLADKRV; translated from the coding sequence ATGGGAGGCGATCGCGTGAGCGAACAACAGCGGTGGGATCTCGAGTCCCTGTACGCAGGGGGAAGCCATTCGCCTGCGTTTCGAAACTTTCTCGACGACTTGGAGACCAATGTCACATCCTTCTCGATGGTGCTGCAGAACACACCAGGCGCCATGCAAAGTCCCGACATGGGGCTCAAGCCCATGATCCTCACCATGCAGGATCTGAGCAAACAGCTTCGGCAAGCGGGCGCGTTCGTGTCCTGCCTGACGGCCCAGAACGTGCACGACGCGGAGGCGAAGAAGCTGCAGACGCGCGTCAACCGGATTCGGTCCACGCTCACGAGCGCGCTGGCGCTGTTGGATGAGCGGCTTCGGCAGGCCGGGGAAAGCAGCATCCAAGCAGTCTGGGACGATTCAGAGCTGAAGCCTCTCGCGTTTGCGATTGAGGAGCGGATCGAGCGGTCCAAGCGGCGATTGCCCGCGGAACAGGAGCGGCTCATTGCACGACTGTCGGCCGACGGGTACGTTGCGTGGGGAGAGCTGTATGACACGATTGTCGGGCGTATGGCCGCAGACATCGAGATGGAGGGGTGCCGGGAGACGGTCTCGATGGGCCAGCTCTCGAACCGGATGACCCAAGCGGCCCAGCGCCATCGCGACCAGCTCTTCGATGTGTGGGAATCGTGCTGGGCCCGCGAAGCTGACCTCTGCGCCGATGCGCTGAATCACCTAGCCGGCTTTCGGCTGCAGGTGTACGAGGCGCGCGGCTGGCACTCGGTCTTAGAAGAGCCGCTCGAGATGAACCGAATGTCCCGAGATACACTGGAGGCCATGTGGGACGCCGTGACGCGCAATCAGGAACGCCTTGTCCCCTACTTTGCCGCGAAGGCCCGGCTGCTTGGGGTGGAAAAACTGTCATTCGTCGACGTGGACGCGCCACTTCAGGTCGGCGCGCACCATCAGGCCATCTCGTACGATGAGGCGCGGAGGTTCATCGTGGATCAGTTCGCCGCGTTCAGCCCGGAGATGGCTGCGTTTGCCGACGCTTGTTTCGAGCGGAAGTGGATCGAGGCCGAAGACCGTCCAGGCAAGCGCCCAGGCGGATTCTGTACGAGCTTCCCTTTGCATGGCGAATCGCGGATCTTCGTCACCTTCTCGGGGACGCCTGGCAACGTCGCGACACTCGCACACGAGATTGGTCACGCGTATCATCACCACGTGATGCGCGATCTCCCCTACCTCGCGACGCAGTATGCGATGAACGTCGCGGAAACGGCCTCGACGTTCGCGGAGGCCATCGTCTCCGACGCTGCGATTCGAACCGCTTCTGACGAAGCCGAACGGCTTGAACTGTTGAACGACAAGCTGCAGCGCGCTGCTGCGATGTTGATGAACATTTACGCCCGCTTCCTGTTCGAGATAAGATTTTACGAGGAGCGCAAGCGCGGTTACGTGCCCACCGAACGGCTGAACCAGCTCATGGTGGAGGCACAACAGGAGGCGTACCGAGGATCGCTTCGGCGATACCATCCGCACTTCTGGGCGTCAAAGCTCCACTTCTACATCACCGGGACGCCATTTTACAACTTCCCATACACGTTTGGATTTCTGTTTGCCTCCGGCATTCACGCCATCGCGGCCGCGGAGGGCAAGGCCTTCTCCCGCCGGTACGTCGAACTGCTCCGCGATACGGGCCGGATGCGCGTCGAGGACCTGGCGCAAAAGCACATCGGCGCCGATTTGACGAAGCCCGACTTCTGGCAGAACGCCATCGACTTCGCCCTGCGCGATCTCGACGAGTTCGTCCAGCTCGCAGACAAGCGGGTCTAG
- a CDS encoding phosphodiester glycosidase family protein, giving the protein MVPLHVDALPYATRAAIPAVSVHAAPLPNAISAHTLTVNGQAVQELVINLRAPGVEAMPAIANNRLGTTASLAEIAAQNHAIAAINGTFFDAGGDNFPAGALELNGAFVFNARGTLLGFGPNGQTTMLRAAEALSLDVDDPSSSISAMWPWYLNRTSTNPMRVDVLTPYFGPETRDPSALVAQVVRGRVTAIHAGITPIPSNGYDIELGAGEAKTPIAMRVHVGDPATLTDTVLALPSERPVPFSAYPNAIGAGPMLLHNGRVDVEPSVEGLNAADILNAETLRSVVGTDRAGHLIFLTIHEANVWQEASIAKALGLWDAMNLDGGSSVGLWYEGRYLTPPKRPLATAIVVVQR; this is encoded by the coding sequence TTGGTTCCACTGCACGTCGATGCTCTGCCGTATGCAACGAGGGCGGCGATTCCCGCCGTGAGCGTCCATGCCGCGCCTTTGCCAAACGCCATCTCGGCGCACACACTCACGGTGAACGGTCAGGCCGTGCAGGAGTTGGTGATCAATCTCCGCGCGCCGGGCGTCGAAGCGATGCCCGCCATCGCCAACAACCGGCTGGGCACGACCGCGTCGCTCGCCGAGATCGCAGCGCAAAATCACGCCATTGCAGCTATCAACGGCACGTTTTTCGACGCCGGCGGCGACAATTTTCCCGCCGGTGCCCTCGAGCTCAACGGCGCGTTTGTGTTCAACGCCCGCGGCACGCTGCTTGGCTTCGGCCCTAACGGCCAGACCACGATGCTGCGCGCGGCAGAAGCGCTGTCCCTCGACGTGGACGATCCGTCAAGCTCCATCTCGGCGATGTGGCCCTGGTACCTGAATCGGACGAGCACGAATCCCATGCGGGTTGACGTACTGACCCCGTACTTCGGCCCCGAAACGCGCGATCCGAGCGCCCTCGTGGCGCAAGTCGTCCGCGGCAGAGTGACGGCGATTCACGCAGGCATCACCCCCATCCCGTCCAACGGCTACGATATTGAGCTCGGGGCCGGCGAGGCGAAGACGCCTATCGCCATGCGCGTCCACGTCGGCGATCCGGCCACATTGACGGATACCGTGCTGGCGCTGCCGAGCGAAAGGCCAGTACCGTTTTCCGCGTATCCGAACGCCATCGGCGCCGGCCCGATGCTCCTGCACAACGGGCGGGTGGACGTCGAACCGTCCGTTGAAGGACTCAACGCAGCCGACATCCTGAACGCGGAGACCCTTCGCTCCGTCGTCGGGACAGACCGCGCGGGCCACCTTATCTTTTTGACGATCCACGAGGCCAACGTGTGGCAGGAGGCGTCCATCGCCAAGGCGCTCGGCCTGTGGGATGCGATGAACCTGGACGGGGGCTCCTCGGTGGGACTGTGGTATGAGGGGCGTTATCTCACGCCGCCCAAGCGCCCGCTCGCCACGGCCATCGTAGTCGTTCAGCGGTGA
- a CDS encoding DNA-3-methyladenine glycosylase I, with the protein MQRCKWAGSRELYVRYHDEEWGVPQFDDRVLFEFLTLEAAQAGLQWYLILSRREAYRQAFADFQPEVVARYGEEDVARLLAPNSGIIRNRAKVEAAIHNARVFLEVQDAHGSFARWLWRFVDGKPEVHAFAREEDVPATTPLAKRVSREMRSLGFRFVGPVMVYAYLQAVGVVLDHVVACFRYEPLRALAESLRHDVW; encoded by the coding sequence ATGCAGCGCTGCAAGTGGGCGGGATCGAGAGAACTGTACGTGCGGTATCACGACGAGGAATGGGGCGTGCCCCAGTTTGACGATCGCGTCCTTTTCGAATTCCTGACGCTCGAAGCCGCGCAGGCGGGGCTGCAGTGGTATTTGATTTTGTCGCGCAGGGAAGCGTATCGACAGGCATTCGCGGATTTTCAGCCGGAGGTGGTGGCACGCTACGGGGAGGAGGATGTGGCACGCCTGTTGGCGCCCAACTCAGGGATCATTCGCAACCGGGCGAAGGTGGAAGCGGCCATTCACAATGCGCGGGTTTTTCTGGAGGTTCAGGATGCGCACGGTTCGTTTGCGCGCTGGTTGTGGCGATTCGTGGACGGCAAACCCGAAGTCCACGCCTTCGCGCGTGAAGAGGATGTGCCCGCCACGACCCCGCTCGCTAAGCGCGTGAGCCGAGAAATGCGTTCGCTCGGCTTCCGATTCGTGGGGCCCGTCATGGTCTATGCGTATCTGCAGGCTGTCGGCGTCGTCCTGGACCACGTCGTCGCGTGTTTCCGGTACGAGCCGCTCCGCGCCCTGGCGGAGTCCTTGAGACATGACGTCTGGTGA
- the trxA gene encoding thioredoxin — MATMTLTDANFRQAIQGDKPVLVDFWAAWCGPCRMMAPVLEEFAEAHADKVTVAKLNVDENPETTSQFGIMSIPTLILFKGGRPVKQLIGYQPKEQLEAQLADVLQ; from the coding sequence ATGGCGACAATGACGTTGACAGACGCCAATTTCCGACAGGCGATTCAAGGCGATAAACCCGTGCTGGTGGATTTCTGGGCGGCGTGGTGCGGTCCTTGCCGCATGATGGCGCCGGTGCTCGAGGAATTCGCTGAGGCGCACGCCGACAAGGTGACCGTTGCGAAGCTGAACGTCGACGAGAACCCGGAGACCACCAGCCAGTTCGGCATCATGAGTATTCCGACGCTCATCCTGTTCAAGGGCGGCCGCCCTGTGAAACAGCTCATCGGGTATCAGCCGAAGGAGCAGCTTGAGGCGCAGCTTGCGGACGTCCTGCAGTGA
- a CDS encoding HAD family hydrolase: MSIRFAFFDIDGTLIDDRRQLSPRVEEAIAALRRRGVETAIATGRAPDQLRPIAERLGFDSYVCCNGALAVYRGEKVLAAPVPRDVVASFVELAESSGFSVVVAGGEACYANRRHDPEIREAYRFLGLPSEPVYDPDAWKREDIYQLYLFCKPGQEFPFVEAYRDALRFIRPHRFYLDVFPAGVSKATGVEAILRRAGCSKDEVVAFGDSENDVEMLTYVGMGVAMGNAAESAKRAAKRITGSVDEGGIFAALVDLGLIEGQPVS; this comes from the coding sequence ATGTCCATTCGCTTTGCGTTTTTTGATATCGACGGCACGCTCATCGACGATCGGCGCCAGCTTTCGCCTCGCGTTGAGGAGGCCATCGCAGCGCTGAGGAGGCGAGGTGTCGAGACGGCCATCGCCACGGGACGGGCGCCGGACCAACTTCGGCCCATCGCCGAGCGTCTCGGATTTGATTCGTACGTGTGCTGCAACGGCGCTCTCGCCGTGTATCGCGGCGAAAAGGTGCTCGCGGCGCCTGTGCCGCGCGACGTAGTGGCCTCGTTCGTCGAACTCGCTGAATCGAGCGGCTTTTCCGTCGTGGTCGCCGGAGGCGAGGCGTGCTACGCCAATCGCCGCCATGACCCCGAAATCCGTGAGGCATACCGGTTCCTGGGCTTGCCGAGCGAGCCCGTCTACGATCCCGACGCGTGGAAGCGGGAAGACATCTATCAACTCTATCTCTTCTGCAAGCCGGGCCAGGAGTTTCCGTTTGTCGAAGCGTATCGCGATGCGCTTCGGTTCATACGGCCCCATCGCTTTTATCTCGATGTGTTTCCCGCAGGCGTGTCCAAAGCGACCGGTGTCGAGGCCATCTTGCGCCGCGCCGGCTGCAGCAAGGACGAGGTCGTGGCGTTTGGCGACAGTGAGAACGACGTCGAGATGCTGACGTACGTGGGCATGGGCGTCGCCATGGGAAATGCCGCCGAGTCGGCGAAACGCGCGGCCAAGCGGATCACGGGCTCCGTGGACGAGGGCGGCATCTTCGCCGCACTTGTCGATCTCGGCCTCATCGAAGGGCAGCCGGTGTCGTGA
- the msrA gene encoding peptide-methionine (S)-S-oxide reductase MsrA, with the protein MTSEAQQDASLERATFAGGCFWCMVKPFDTWPGVVSVVSGYTGGHVPNPTYEQVCSGTTGHVEAVQITYDPRQITYQQLLDIFWRQIDPTDPGGQFYDRGPSYKTAIFYHTEEQRRLAEASKAALEASGRFQKPIVTEIRPAGPFYPAEEYHQDFYRKQPLHYERYRRASGRDAFIAAHWERE; encoded by the coding sequence ATGACATCCGAGGCGCAGCAGGACGCCAGCCTTGAACGGGCCACTTTCGCCGGCGGATGTTTCTGGTGCATGGTCAAGCCTTTCGACACGTGGCCGGGGGTCGTGTCCGTGGTCTCCGGCTACACCGGCGGCCATGTGCCGAATCCGACTTACGAACAGGTGTGTTCCGGGACCACGGGCCACGTGGAAGCCGTCCAGATCACGTATGATCCCCGCCAGATTACGTATCAGCAACTGCTGGACATCTTCTGGCGCCAGATCGATCCGACCGATCCCGGCGGGCAGTTCTACGATCGCGGCCCGTCTTACAAGACGGCAATCTTCTATCATACCGAAGAGCAACGCCGCCTGGCTGAGGCGTCGAAGGCCGCGTTGGAAGCGTCGGGCCGATTTCAGAAGCCGATTGTCACGGAAATCCGCCCTGCGGGGCCGTTCTACCCGGCGGAGGAGTACCACCAGGATTTCTATCGAAAACAACCGCTCCACTACGAGCGATATCGGCGCGCGTCAGGCCGAGATGCGTTTATTGCCGCGCACTGGGAGCGGGAATGA